GCGCCCCTGGGCATGGATCGGAATAGAAATCGTCCCTGTCCCATACGTCTAGACAGGGGCAGGGGTGACCGTGTCGATTGAACCGCAGGGGAGTAGCGAACTCCCCCAATCGGAGATAAATGCGCGCCTCGCCCTTTGGTGGCTACTCAACCCGGAGGCCGCTCCGCTTGAGTCATTCAACGAGGACGTACAGCGCCTAGTGAGCGTTCTCTCTGCCAAGCTCCCTGCGACCAATGCGGACGACAGAACGCAGGCGCTCATAGAGGCACAGAGACGCGAGGCGGCCGAACTAGACAAAGCCAAAGAGATAGCGTCATTCAACAGGGCCAAGGAGAGGGCCCTAACCCTTGAGGAAGAAACCCAACGAGCCCAGGTGTCCGCAATGGTGGACGCCCTCATGTCAGAGACCCTTACGACACAGGGGCTAGACGACATTGAGGAACTGTCCCCAGTGGTCGACGGACTCTTGTACCGCTCGACAGTCGCGCGCATCAATGGACGCCCAGGGACGATGAAATCTTTCGTGGCGCTTGACATAGCCGGATGCGTCGCGAATGGCCTGTCATGGGCAGGGCGAGACGTCACCAAAGGGGAAGTGATCTACCTAGTGGCAGAGGGCGCAGGGGGCATCAAAAAACGCGTACGCGCATGGGAGCAAGAACACGGCTGCCGCATGGATGGCGTTAGGTTCCTGCCTCGCCCTATTCAGGTGTCTGGTATCGAGTGGCTTGTATTGGAGGAAGCGTGTAAGCGCCTCCGCCCTGCGCTAGTGGTCGTCGATACGCAGGCGCGCGCAACTGTGGGCATTGAAGAGTCGAGCAATGAGCGTATGTCTGTGATCTTCAACAGAATCGAGCGGCTTGCGAGGGAGTCGGAGGCGTGCGCCACGTTGGTTCACCACACAGGGCATGCAGGGGAGCATGGGCGCGGAGCGTCCAACATGCTGGGCGCCGTACAGACAGAGCTACTGATCAAAAAGGAAGGCAAGGGCGCGGACCGCGTAATAAGCATCCGCATCGATAAGACCAAGGATGATGACGACTCCCAAGAGATACGGCTCCTGCCTCGCGTGGTGGCCGTACAGGGCATGTACAGAAAGAACGGCGCTCAAGAAACGTCGGTAGTCCTCGTACCGGAACGGCAGGCTGTTTTCTCCGTACCGGGTTTGGACCCTGCCGTAAGTCACGCTGTCCAGATGCTCGATAAGCACAACGCGCCCATGGACCTGGGCAGAGACAGGATGCGCGCATGGCTCACAGACAGGCAGATAGCCATAGGGAACACTGTTCTTGCCCCTGCCATTGCGTACCGGAAAAAGCGAGAGGCCGCGAGGCAGCCGGAAACGGACGCCCAGGTTATGAGCGTCGAATTGCAGCTACCGGAGGGCGAAAAATACGGAGAGTAGTCGAAAACCTGTCCCGGATCATGGGGACAGGTCGAAAAGTGACCTGTCCCGGATCATGGGGACAGGTTTTGCCATTTGCCCAGGTCAGACCTGTCCCGGACAGGTTTCTAAAACCTGTCCGCACGAATTCACGACCTGTCCGTCCGGTCCCCCCCCCTATAGGGGGGACAGGTGGGACGGATTACGCGGACAGTGAGGGTAAATGATCTATGGTGCATTACTTGATAGATACGCCTCCGCGCCTGGGCAGATGCGTTAGGTGTGGCGCCTGGGTACTAACGGCCCTGTCCGCAGGTACCTGGGCGGGAGTCGACACAGTGCCCCTGTCCCCTACCGAGCTGCGCGCGCGCCTCATGGCCGGACAGGCGGCCTACCGCATGACGTACGCAGCCGGACACGCCCAGGCGCTCCGCGTCGCCTCACGGGGCGACGTAGGGCGCGGGACGCCCCTACTGGGCGTTCACGTGTGCGGAGGTCACCCCATGGACGCGCACGCCTTCCAAGAGGCTGCGCAGGTCCCTCCGCGTCCCCCTGCGAGCGCTACTGGGCGCCCAGCGTCCCTGTCTGTCTCAGAGACTCGCAGGGGGGCGAACAGACGTCGTGCAACACCTGCGACCCGCCACCTTTCTAGGCGCGTCCGTTGCGACACGTGCCGCAGGCTCATTGAGCCTCGCGAGCCTTATTGGGGCATCGAATGTGGAACGTACCTATGGGCCGTTCATGATGCATGCCCGGAAGTCGAGAGGTAATGAGCACTGACCTTGAGTACGTGATCAGACTCTTTGAGCCCCTACTGAGTGGCTTCAACGAGCGCGTTGAATACTCCCTGCGCGTGGTGACGCACACGGAAGAATGCAGGCGCCTGTACGGGTACGCCACGGTTGATGCGTGCGGTTGCCCCAGCACTGTAGAGAGGCGCGCTAAGACAGTCCGCCATGCTCCATTGGTCGCCCAGTTGCAAGCCGCAATAAGCGCGCCGGCTACCTCGCAAGGGGAAAACGGGCGCTCCGCAACGAGGGTCGATAGTCCCTTTCCTGGGGACCTTGAGGCACTGGACTTGATCGACGAGATACGGCGCACTGCGCAGACCTGGGTACGTCGCGCGCGCGGAATACTCGGCTATGACGTACCCCCCTCGTCAATCGTGCGAGGCGCTGTCTGTCATAACTGCATGGGGGCGCTCAAGCTGCACAATGGCGCAGCCGTCTGTATCGGCCGCATAGGCGAGTCCGCGCCATGCGGCATGGAATACACGTGGCAACAGATAGAGGACTATTACAGGGGCGTGAATGAGCAAGCCAATTAAACCGCGTCTCGTCGATACCGCCTGTGCTGAGATGTGGACCGGTCGACCAAGGGACGTGCTCTATCGCTGGGCGCGAGAGGGGCGCATACACAGGCATGGCACACGGGGTCACTGGGGCGCTCGCTGGGACCTAGACGAACTCCCCCGATACGCCCACCTGTGCGGCCCTGGGTGCCTCACAGAGGCTGCCTGTCCCCCCTTGCCGGAACCTCCCCCCGTCCGCCTTCCTCGCCCCAGGCAGGCGCTTGACGACTGCACCTGATCAAGCGCACTATGGGGCGGCATCCGGCATGCCCGGAAACACGCAGACAAGGCCCCTGGGAACTCGCACCCCAGGGGCCTTACGCATGCCCGGAGGGGGCGCCATGTCCGGCCGTAAGGAACTCACGGAACGGCGCTACAGAGAGAACCGCGCACAGGTACTCGCAGCCTCCGACGCGTGCATGTGGTGCGGACACCCAGGCGCAGACGCAGCCGATCACATCATCCCCGTAAGCAAAGGGGGAGACCCTTACGCACTCGACAACCTAGGCCCCATACACGGGGTGCGAGGCTGCCCAACATGCTTGAGGAAATGCAACAACCTCAAGGGCGACAAGTTGCCTAGCGAGTGCGATCAACTCCGCACGTCGATCGATTGGTACCGGGCACCATGACGACAAGGGCGAGCCATGGCGCAGGCGGGAGAGGTCACCCATGTACGCAGCTCAAGTAATCGCGTGGATATGTGCAGCCATCATCGGAGTGTGGGCAGTGCTGCATTACGTGTTCGGGTTGGTCTGAGCGAGGGGCACGCACCCTTGGCCGGCTAACCGCGGTCGACAAACCCGCAGGTCAGAAGGGGTGCGCGCGTCGGGACGTTGAGCGCCTGGCCGTGACACACGGCATACCCGCACCCCTTCTGACCTGCACTTATGCGAGCACATGCGCAAAAGCCCAGGTCAGAAGCGTGCAACGTGTCGGCGCAGGGGCGAGTTTCCCCCCGCCACCTGCATATAGCTGCGCGCAGGCAAAACCAGACCACGCACACCACAAACACAAGCCTTTGACCTGCGGAAATACGCAACGCACCATGCGACCGCAGGTCAGAGGCACCCCGTTTTTTGAGGGCGCCCCTTGGACAGCCCCGGCCCCAACTGGCTTTTTTTTGCGGGGGGCGAGTTCGGCTGAGCGATCAAGGTTCGCTAAGTGCCCGCGAATCTTCCGGCGCGTATTACGGAGGGGGGAACTCATGGGTCCCATTGAGCGCGCCGTGAGAGCAGACGTAGGCGCCCTGGGGGAACTCATGGGCACAGACTCAACCCTTGCGGAACTCGCCTACCGAGTAGCCCAGGAAATCGACAACGGAGCGAGCGAGGGGCGCCAAATGGCTGCCCTTTCTCGTGAGCTGCGCCTCTCTCTGCACCAACTTGCGGACGGACATGCGGGGGGCGCGGATGACTTCCTTGGTGACCTGGGCGCCCCCGACTGACTACGTCGACGAGTTGCGCGAGCGGTACGGATTGACGTGCCCCCCTCGATGGGGGACGCCTCGCAACTGGGCTCGCCCAACACTGGGTGGCAAGGCAGCAAAGGTAATGACTGCGCTTGTCGGCTCGCCCCCTATGCCGTGGCAAAGGTACGTCCTAGACGTCGCTCTAGAGATTGATCCGGCTACCGGGTGCCTCGCCTATCGCAAGGTTGGCTTGAGCGTTCCTCGCCAACAGGGGAAAACCGAAACGATCCTTACCGTCATGGTGCATCGCATCATGGCTTGGGAACGGCAACACGTCACGTACACGGCGCAGACGCGCATAGACGCGCGTAGGCGCTGGGAGGACGAGTTCCTTGTAAAGCTCGATGAGTCGAAACTCAAGGGCAAATACCATCCGCGTAAGACAACCGGTAATGAGGCCATCATTTGGCGGTCGACGCGCAGCCGGTTGGGCATTACGTCGACCACTGAAAAGGCGGGACACGGACCGCCTCTTGATTGCGGCATGATCGATGAGGCGTTCGCCCATAAGGACGATCGGGTTGAGCAAGCCATGAGTCCCGCCATGTTGACTCGCGGTAATGCACAGATGTGGTGGGCGAGCGCAGGCGGAACAGATCAGGCAGTGTTCCTCAATGAGAAACGGAAGCAGGGGCGCGAGCTAATCGAGCGTGCTTGGCTTACGGGGGATTGGCCTGCGGTCGCTTATTTCGAGTGGTATGCGCCGGACCAATTGCGACGTGATGACCCTGCCACTTGGTACGTGTGTATGCCTGCGCTTGGCTACACGGTCACCCCTGAAATCATCCGGACCGAACTCGCATCACTGGACGCGAGCGAGTTCGACCGGGCGTACCTCAACCGCACCAAAGAGGCTCGCCCCCCTGCCGATCCGAACGTTCCTCGCGACGAGTGGGCGCGCTGCGTGGTGGCGGAATCCCGCCCGGATACATCCCGCCTCGCCTTTGCTGCGGAGGTTTCGACCCTGCGCGATTGGTCTTCCATATCTGCCGCGTCTCTACTGCCGGACGGACGCATACACGTCGAACTAGTGGACAGGCGCCCCGGTACGGATTGGGTGGCGCCTGCGCTCGCGAGGCTGCGGGATGTGTGGGACCCAATGGCCGTGGCCATCGACTCCAAAGGCCCTGTTGCCTCTCTCGCAGGCGAGTTGGCCGGCTACGGCATAACTCCCCCGGAGGACGAGGAAAAGCCGCTACGAGGGGACCTAGCCCTACTGCGCACGCCCGATGTAGCGGTTGCCTGCGGACAGTTCGCAGACGCCGTGAGGCGAGGCACTGTCGTGCATATCGATCAACCCGCCCTAACCGGGGCTATCAACGGCGCGAGAACGCGCCCCTTGACGGATGCCTGGGCGTGGTCGCGCTCGCGTAGTGAGTCCGTTGATATCTCCCCTCTCGTTGCTGCGACGCACGCCCTATGGGTCTTGCGTCTGCGCGCAGACGTCGCCCAGGCGGAATACGACGTTCTTGATTCAGTGCTCTAAGGGGGCGCGCATGTCTCGCCTATCGGTAACGTTCCGGCGCACGTGGGCGCGACTCATTGAGTCACGCGCGATTACCTCCCTGCCCTGGGTTTCAGGCGGACCTAGGGACGCGTCTCTCGTGACCTCCGAACGCGCCGTTATGCTCATTCCCCTATTCGCTAGCGTGCGCATCCTTGCGGACTCCATAGCCTCCCTGCCGATACAGCTATACCGGCGAGGCTTTGGGACGCGTGAACCAATCACGTTCGTACCTCAACTCTTTTTCCAACCTGCCGCGCGAGACAACCTCTTTCAGTGGCTGCATAAATGCGTAGTCTCCCTAGCCCTGCGAGGGAACGCGTACGGACTTGTAACCCTGCGCGATAACCTTGACTTTCCGATCATGATCGAATGGCTAAACCCGGATGAGATTTGGGTGGACGACTCGCGCCCCACCATGCCCGTGTACTACTGGCTAGGCAATGAGGTCCCACGAGAAGACATCGTTCATATCCCTTGGGTGGCCATGCCTGGGCGCGTTAAGGGACTGTCACCAGTTGCCGCATTCGCCCAGACAATCGGAGTCGGATTGGCCGTAACCGACTACGGTAAGTCTTGGTACGACAACGGGGGCACCCCTCCGGCCACAATGAAGAACTCTGCCAAGACAATCAACCCGCAAGAGTCACGCGAGATACAGGGGCGACTGTCCGCAGCAATGCGCAGCCGTAAGCCACTCGTGTTCGGTAGTGACTGGGACTTTACCGCGCTGCAAGTTAGCCCGGAAGAAAGTCAATTCATTGAGACAATGAAACTCAACGCCACTCAGATTGCGGCCATCTGGGGAATCCCGCCGGAAATGGTGGGCGGAGATCAAGGCGGACCACTCAGCTATAGCTCACCCGAACAGAACATGATTCACCTAGTCTCTGTCACCCTGCGCCCTTGGCTAGTCCGACTGGAAACAGTGTTCTCCGACTTGATGCCTGGGCGTGAGTTCGTCAAGTTCAACGTCGACGCCATGATTAGAACCTCATTGCTCGACCGCTACACGGCGCATGGAATGGCGCTCGCGCAGGGTTGGCGAAACGTCGATGAAATCAGGGCCATTGAGGATCTTCCGCCCCTGCCGAATGGGCAAGGCGCGGGTTACGGGTCGGCTGCGCTTCCGGCCCCAGCGCCACCCAACAACGACAACTCAGCGTAAGGGGTTGCTAGCCATGGCTGAAATCGAACGGCGCTTCACAAAAGTTCCCGTAGAACTGCGCGCCCGTAAGGAACGATCGTCCATAGGTGGATATGCCGCCGTATTCAACCGGCAGAGTCACAACATGGGTGGATTCGTTGAGGCTGTCGACCCTGCCGCATTCAATGCGAGCCGAGGTGACGGTTGGCCGGACGTAATTGCCAGGTACAACCATGATGACAATATGTTGCTCGGCTCGACCGGTGGCGGAACCCTGCGCCTCGCCATTGACGGAACGGGACTTGACTACGAAGTAGAACCACCGGCCGCGCGCGCGGACATTCTCGAACTGGTGCAACGTGGTGACGTCCGTAAGTCGAGCTTTGCGTTTCGGATGATTGACGACGAGTGGGGAACGACCGATCAAGGCTTTCCCCTCCGCACCCTCCGCAAGGTTCAGCTAGTCGACGTCGCCCCCGTCAACGTCCCTGCCTACCCGGATTCAACGGCGGGACTGCGCTCCCTCGCTCGCCACGTTGGAGCGGACTTCCAAGAGGTTCAGGCAATGGCGGAGCGGGACGAACTACGCAGGTTCTTTGTCCGCACAGACGGCCCTTCCGCGCCTAAGAAAAAGGTCTATGGCGCAGCCGCGCGCATGGCCTTGCTCGCGCGACGCGAGGACCCTTACGCATAACAACTGAATTCCATTGGTGCGCCTGCCTAGCGGCAGGGGCCGGCTAGATATGGCCTGCCTATCGATTGGCTAACCCGTCGATACGTACAGCACGGTTGAGCAACCGGACGATCGTTGATTGCAGCACGCGTCAACCACCGGCGCCCGTAAGGGCGCGAGGCGTCACGGACTCCCGTTGGAAATCCACACTTTCAACGGGAGTCCCCTCATGTCTGAAATCGTCAAGCGGCTGCGCGAGCGGCGCGCGAATGTATGGGAGTCGGCAAAGGCTCTTGCCGATGCTGCGGCAGAAGAGAACCGCGCGTTGTCCGGCGAGGAAGAGGGACAGTGGCAATCCCTCAATGCCGAACTAGACGCGCTGGACAAGCGCATTAAGAACGTCATCGAGGGCGAGCAGCGCGCAAAGGACACGGAGGACTCTATGGCCAAGCTGCGCGGGGAACCGCGTAAGCAAGGTCCGGGGGCGCAGCCGTCCTACGGTTCCGAGGAACTGCGCGCATTCATGCGAGGGGAAGGGGGACGGTATTACGACGTCGTACCCAACGGCCCTGTCAATTACCGTGACCTCTCCAAGCTGTCCGCAGGCGCAGGCGCCAACGTAGTTCCGACGTCCTTTTACGATCGGCTCATGGC
The DNA window shown above is from Streptomyces sp. NBC_01451 and carries:
- a CDS encoding AAA family ATPase, whose protein sequence is MSIEPQGSSELPQSEINARLALWWLLNPEAAPLESFNEDVQRLVSVLSAKLPATNADDRTQALIEAQRREAAELDKAKEIASFNRAKERALTLEEETQRAQVSAMVDALMSETLTTQGLDDIEELSPVVDGLLYRSTVARINGRPGTMKSFVALDIAGCVANGLSWAGRDVTKGEVIYLVAEGAGGIKKRVRAWEQEHGCRMDGVRFLPRPIQVSGIEWLVLEEACKRLRPALVVVDTQARATVGIEESSNERMSVIFNRIERLARESEACATLVHHTGHAGEHGRGASNMLGAVQTELLIKKEGKGADRVISIRIDKTKDDDDSQEIRLLPRVVAVQGMYRKNGAQETSVVLVPERQAVFSVPGLDPAVSHAVQMLDKHNAPMDLGRDRMRAWLTDRQIAIGNTVLAPAIAYRKKREAARQPETDAQVMSVELQLPEGEKYGE
- a CDS encoding terminase large subunit domain-containing protein, which codes for MPWQRYVLDVALEIDPATGCLAYRKVGLSVPRQQGKTETILTVMVHRIMAWERQHVTYTAQTRIDARRRWEDEFLVKLDESKLKGKYHPRKTTGNEAIIWRSTRSRLGITSTTEKAGHGPPLDCGMIDEAFAHKDDRVEQAMSPAMLTRGNAQMWWASAGGTDQAVFLNEKRKQGRELIERAWLTGDWPAVAYFEWYAPDQLRRDDPATWYVCMPALGYTVTPEIIRTELASLDASEFDRAYLNRTKEARPPADPNVPRDEWARCVVAESRPDTSRLAFAAEVSTLRDWSSISAASLLPDGRIHVELVDRRPGTDWVAPALARLRDVWDPMAVAIDSKGPVASLAGELAGYGITPPEDEEKPLRGDLALLRTPDVAVACGQFADAVRRGTVVHIDQPALTGAINGARTRPLTDAWAWSRSRSESVDISPLVAATHALWVLRLRADVAQAEYDVLDSVL
- a CDS encoding phage portal protein — encoded protein: MLIPLFASVRILADSIASLPIQLYRRGFGTREPITFVPQLFFQPAARDNLFQWLHKCVVSLALRGNAYGLVTLRDNLDFPIMIEWLNPDEIWVDDSRPTMPVYYWLGNEVPREDIVHIPWVAMPGRVKGLSPVAAFAQTIGVGLAVTDYGKSWYDNGGTPPATMKNSAKTINPQESREIQGRLSAAMRSRKPLVFGSDWDFTALQVSPEESQFIETMKLNATQIAAIWGIPPEMVGGDQGGPLSYSSPEQNMIHLVSVTLRPWLVRLETVFSDLMPGREFVKFNVDAMIRTSLLDRYTAHGMALAQGWRNVDEIRAIEDLPPLPNGQGAGYGSAALPAPAPPNNDNSA
- a CDS encoding HK97 family phage prohead protease, which encodes MAEIERRFTKVPVELRARKERSSIGGYAAVFNRQSHNMGGFVEAVDPAAFNASRGDGWPDVIARYNHDDNMLLGSTGGGTLRLAIDGTGLDYEVEPPAARADILELVQRGDVRKSSFAFRMIDDEWGTTDQGFPLRTLRKVQLVDVAPVNVPAYPDSTAGLRSLARHVGADFQEVQAMAERDELRRFFVRTDGPSAPKKKVYGAAARMALLARREDPYA